In the genome of Candidatus Zixiibacteriota bacterium, the window GAAAAGGTCATTCGAGACCAGTCTCCAGTTTCTCTTCTTCATAATAAGCTGGAGTTTGTGAAAATCGATACAGACAGTGAACAAAAGGGGAGCCCTGAAAGGATTTTTCTTTTGATTCCGTGAGAGTAACAGACTATAAACCTGCGAAGAGAAAGGAGCCTGCTGTCCTGCCCGAACGATTGTCCTTATTATCTCATTCGTGGGGGATTTCGGTTTAAACCGGCGAATAGATTTGTGATTGATTATGGCTTTGATTACCTGATTTTTCTTCATTGATTCTCCTTGTCTAAGAGTATAGTCAAGCTGTAGGGGCATCCCGCCGCAGAAGGTGATGGGTGGAGGCAAGCTCCACCCCTACGCGATATCTGTTTAAATAACAACACCTTCTTAAATATGATTGCGATTTCATTGTTCTCCACCTTATTTCCAATTTCTTTCTTAGAGCATTTTTTATAATAAACCGTTACCGAAATACTGAAAAACTACACGCGCGGGACTGTACCCCTACAAATTTCTTCTCGTTCAGGTTATCAACGTACAAATTTTGTCAAGCAAAAATGCAGAGGAAACCTTCAGGTTTCCCTGAGTCAGACAGGGCGAGGGGACCTCGCCCCTACTGAGCCCTAATTGCGTTACCTGGCGGTATATCCGCCATCGATGACCAGTTCGCTGCCAGTGATAAATTTGGATTCATCTGATGCCAGGTAGATAATCCCGTAGGCAATATCCTCCGGTTCGCCTATATGTCCAACCGGCTGTAAGCTGTCTAACATTTTTCTACCTGCTTCGAAATCTCCCTGGGATTTTAGGTAGTTTTCTACCATTGGTGTCCAGATGAAACCGGGATGAATTGAATTTACCCTTATTTTATCCTGCGCATAAAGGAAAGCATCGGTTTTGGTCATTATCCTGACCGCACCTTTGGAAGCATGATATGGCGGTACATCCGGTGCACTCACGATGCCGTAAATAGAGGAAAGATTGATTATGCTTCCGCCTCCGGCTTTTCTCATATAGGGTATTACGTGTTTGGTACAGAAGAATACTCCTTTGACATTGACAGCCATAACCCGATCCCACTCCTCTTCAGTGATCTCGTGGGTTGGCTTGCTTACTCCGGCTATGCCTGCATTATTAACTAAGACATCGATTTTCCCGAAGGTTTTCTGAATATCTGCAAAAACTTTCTGGATTTCTTTTTCATTTGAGACATCCAGATGCCAGAACTTCGCAATGCTGCCAGATTTTTTTATCTGGTCTGATACACCTTGTCCTTCTCTGTCTAAAATATCGGTCACTGCAACCTTTGCTCCCTCTTCTGCCAGGTAAATACAGGCTGATTTGCCGATTCCCAAAGCCCCACCGGTTACGATGGCAACCTTATTCTCTACTCTACCCATTTTTGTCTCCTTGAATTTTAGATTTTTTGTCAAGCAGTAGCCCCACCTTGCCCTCAAGGCGGGATATTCACCCACTTTGAGGCAACGTGGGTCCACCGGTTAGGAAAGATCATGGTAGGCGCAAGCTTCAGCTTGCGAAGTGTAGGGGCTGGGTTGCCCAGCCCAAAATCACTGGGCGAGGGGACCTCGCCCCTACAGGTCAGACAGGGATGTCTGGCCTACCGAATGTTATCTTTACTGTGACTGACCCATCCCGAATATCTTGAATAAAAAAGCATAGATATCGGACTGTTCATCAATAACTTTTGACGTCGGTTTTCCACCGCCGTGCCCGGCTTTGGTTTCCACCCGTAGTAGAATTGGATTATTGCCTGCATTTACGGCTTGCAGGGCAGCGGCGAATTTCTTAGCATGCAAAGGTGCGACCCGGTCATCAGTATCTGCGGTGGTGATTAGAGTTGGAGGATAAACCGTTCCCTTTTTGACGTTTTGCAGAGGAGAATAAGCATAAATGTAGGTGAACTCCTCCGGGCTTCTGCTCGCATCCCCATATTCAGGTATCCAGTAGCGACCCACTGTGAATTTCTGATACTTTAACATATCGGTAAGTGGCACCTGACAGATGACTGCTCCGTATAATTCCGGGCGCTGGGTCATACAGGCAGCTACTAAAAGTCCGCCATTGCTTCCTCCAATGAGAGCTAACTTGTCAGTGCTGGTGAAACGGTTCTGAATCAGCCACTCGCCTGCGGAGATAAAATCATCAAACACATTCTGCTTTCGGTTAAGCATCCCTGCCTGATGCCAGGCTTCGCCATATTCGTTCCCCCCGCGCAGATTGGCTAAAGCAAACACACCGCCGTTTTCCAGCCAGACCAAACGGGAAATAGAGAAATAAGGTTGCATGCTCGCGTTAAAACCTCCATAACCAGTAAGCAGAACTGGATTGGAGTAGTCAAACTTCAGCCCTTTTTTATGAACGATGAACATCGGCACTTTGGTCCCGTCTTTTGAGTCATAGAATATCTGCTGGCTTTCATAAGCTGAGAAAATGAAATTGATCTCTGGCTGGTAAAAAGTCGAGACTTCCCCTTTCTCAAAGTCATAGCGTAAAATGGTTGTGGGATAAAGAAAAGAGGTAAACTCAAAAAACATCTCCTTATCAGTGCGTCTGCCAGAGATGTAGCCAACTGAGCCTAAATCAGGCAAATCGATTTCCTTTTTGAATTTTCCGTTAAAGTCATACAGTTTAAGCTTGTCGTGTGCATCCTGCATGGAAACGACCACAAGCTGGCCATCCACCATTCTGGCGTCTGAGAGTACCTCGGTTGTCTGAGGAATGACCTCCTTCCAGTTCTTCGGGTCTGGATTTTTGATATTGATCTGAATGATCTTGCCATGCGGGGCATCTAAATCGGTGCGGAAATAGAAGAGAGTATCTAAATTACCAACAAAGGCATAATTGGCATCTGCTTTATCTAAGAGTTTGATAAAGGGGTTCTGACTCTCGACTTCACGATAGTAGACCCGGTTTTTCGGGTCTGTTCCAAGCTCCACATATAAGACCAGATATTTCCCATCCTCAGTGATGAAGGGTGTGAAGGAAAGCTCTTTGTGCTCTGGGTCTTCAGAGACTAACTGATCCTCGGCTTGAGAAGTGCCAAGCTTGTGGAAGTAGACTTTGTTGTAACTATACTGGTCCTCTTCCGGGACTGAGCCCGGCTCAGGATACCGGTTATAGAAAAAACCAGTGCTGTCATTTTTCCAGGCCACATTGGTGAACTTACACCATTTTATAGTCTCAGGAAATTCCTTCTTAGTGTCGATATTTAGAATCTTGATTTCCTGCCAGTCGCTTCCGCTTTTAGATATACCGTATGCCAAAAGGGTTCCGTCCTTACTGTAAGCCAGAAGCGAAAGGGCAATGGTCCCATCCGGGCTAAGTTTATTCGGGTCCAGCACTACCTCCGGTTCACCAGTCAGAGTTTTCTGCATATAGAGGACTGACTGGTTCTGCAGTCCATCATTTTTGGAGAAAAAGTAGCGCCCGCCTTCTTTTTGGGGAGTAGAATATCTGGGAAAATTCATTAATTCGGTCAGCCGGGCTTTGATTTTCTCCCTTGCCGGGATAGCGCCAATATAAGTATGGGTAAGCTTATTCTCAGCCTCCACCCAGGCTTGCGTTTCAGGTGAATCAGGGTTTTCCAGCCAGCGATAAGGGTCAGGCACCTTGGTGCCAAAATAGTCATCCACGACATTGTCCATCCGGGCAGGTGGATATGTGAGCTTTTGGGCGTTGATTATCCCAAAGAACAAAATTGTCAGAAGGCAAACTGCTAACGAAGT includes:
- a CDS encoding glucose 1-dehydrogenase; this encodes MGRVENKVAIVTGGALGIGKSACIYLAEEGAKVAVTDILDREGQGVSDQIKKSGSIAKFWHLDVSNEKEIQKVFADIQKTFGKIDVLVNNAGIAGVSKPTHEITEEEWDRVMAVNVKGVFFCTKHVIPYMRKAGGGSIINLSSIYGIVSAPDVPPYHASKGAVRIMTKTDAFLYAQDKIRVNSIHPGFIWTPMVENYLKSQGDFEAGRKMLDSLQPVGHIGEPEDIAYGIIYLASDESKFITGSELVIDGGYTAR
- a CDS encoding prolyl oligopeptidase family serine peptidase, whose product is MERRFNQLTKVSKVHFLLTSLAVCLLTILFFGIINAQKLTYPPARMDNVVDDYFGTKVPDPYRWLENPDSPETQAWVEAENKLTHTYIGAIPAREKIKARLTELMNFPRYSTPQKEGGRYFFSKNDGLQNQSVLYMQKTLTGEPEVVLDPNKLSPDGTIALSLLAYSKDGTLLAYGISKSGSDWQEIKILNIDTKKEFPETIKWCKFTNVAWKNDSTGFFYNRYPEPGSVPEEDQYSYNKVYFHKLGTSQAEDQLVSEDPEHKELSFTPFITEDGKYLVLYVELGTDPKNRVYYREVESQNPFIKLLDKADANYAFVGNLDTLFYFRTDLDAPHGKIIQINIKNPDPKNWKEVIPQTTEVLSDARMVDGQLVVVSMQDAHDKLKLYDFNGKFKKEIDLPDLGSVGYISGRRTDKEMFFEFTSFLYPTTILRYDFEKGEVSTFYQPEINFIFSAYESQQIFYDSKDGTKVPMFIVHKKGLKFDYSNPVLLTGYGGFNASMQPYFSISRLVWLENGGVFALANLRGGNEYGEAWHQAGMLNRKQNVFDDFISAGEWLIQNRFTSTDKLALIGGSNGGLLVAACMTQRPELYGAVICQVPLTDMLKYQKFTVGRYWIPEYGDASRSPEEFTYIYAYSPLQNVKKGTVYPPTLITTADTDDRVAPLHAKKFAAALQAVNAGNNPILLRVETKAGHGGGKPTSKVIDEQSDIYAFLFKIFGMGQSQ